One segment of Rhodopirellula baltica SH 1 DNA contains the following:
- the groL gene encoding chaperonin GroEL (60 kDa chaperone family; promotes refolding of misfolded polypeptides especially under stressful conditions; forms two stacked rings of heptamers to form a barrel-shaped 14mer; ends can be capped by GroES; misfolded proteins enter the barrel where they are refolded when GroES binds): MQQKTSLRYGDCYLRAPTNAFMPEWPNWIHRLSSSSCGTRAEHVRSTRTHSPVSFPLGIESVAASGSHLCDPPINREPLGSKPPQENYIVAKQIVFDDDARGPLLAGVSKLARAVRSTLGPRGRNAVLDKGWGSPKVTKDGVTVAEDIELDDPFENLGAQLVKEAASKTNDVAGDGTTTATVLSEAIFREGLKMVATGADPMALSRGIQKAVDTAIAQIAKMATPINEKSKSDIKQVATIAGNNDPQIGDVLADAFTKVGKNGVITVEEGRSNETYVDVVEGMQFDRGFLSPHFVTNQDEVTVELDDCYILLFEEKISNNKKMIPLLEAISKAKKPLLIIAEDTEGEALATLVVNKMRGILSACAVKAPGYGDRRKAILGDIAALTGGKAIFKDLGIDLESVKVSDLGRAKQIRITSEATTIVGGAGKKADIEGRVAQIRREIEATDSDYDREKLQERLAKLAGGVAQINVGAATETEMKERKALIDDARAATQAALEEGIVPGGGTALLRCRAAVEKLEKATEGDQKLGVRIIRNVLDQPMRAIANNAGLDGAVVVNRVLQMKGKTEGYDANADKYCDLVAAGIVDPAKVVRTSLTNAASVAALLLTTESLVTEIPVEEEPAGGDHHDHGMGGGMPDMGGMGMGGMGGMGGMGGMGGMM; this comes from the coding sequence TTGCAACAAAAAACAAGCCTGCGGTACGGCGATTGCTACCTGCGAGCCCCAACGAACGCGTTCATGCCCGAATGGCCGAACTGGATCCATCGACTCAGTTCCTCATCGTGCGGCACACGTGCCGAACACGTTCGCTCGACCCGAACACATTCCCCCGTCTCTTTCCCTCTTGGCATCGAATCCGTGGCCGCCTCGGGCTCGCACCTTTGCGATCCGCCCATCAACCGCGAGCCTCTCGGATCCAAACCACCTCAGGAGAACTACATCGTGGCAAAGCAGATCGTTTTCGACGATGACGCACGCGGCCCATTGCTTGCCGGAGTCAGCAAGCTGGCCCGTGCCGTCCGCAGCACACTTGGCCCTCGCGGCCGTAACGCCGTTCTGGACAAAGGATGGGGTTCGCCCAAAGTCACTAAGGACGGCGTGACCGTCGCCGAAGACATCGAACTGGACGATCCATTCGAAAACCTCGGCGCTCAATTGGTCAAAGAAGCCGCCAGCAAGACCAACGACGTCGCTGGCGACGGCACCACCACCGCCACTGTGCTCAGCGAAGCCATCTTCCGCGAAGGCCTGAAAATGGTCGCCACCGGTGCCGACCCAATGGCACTCTCGCGCGGCATTCAAAAAGCTGTCGACACCGCGATCGCTCAAATCGCCAAAATGGCGACCCCGATCAACGAAAAGAGCAAGAGCGACATCAAGCAAGTTGCCACGATCGCTGGTAACAACGACCCACAAATTGGTGACGTCCTCGCTGACGCCTTCACCAAGGTCGGCAAGAACGGCGTGATCACGGTCGAAGAAGGCCGCAGCAACGAGACTTACGTCGACGTTGTCGAAGGCATGCAATTCGATCGCGGATTCCTGTCGCCTCACTTCGTCACCAACCAAGACGAAGTCACCGTTGAACTGGATGACTGCTACATCCTGTTGTTCGAAGAAAAGATCAGCAACAACAAGAAGATGATTCCGTTGCTGGAAGCCATCAGCAAAGCCAAGAAGCCATTGCTGATCATCGCCGAAGACACCGAAGGCGAGGCTCTCGCCACTTTGGTTGTCAACAAGATGCGTGGCATCCTGTCGGCTTGTGCTGTGAAGGCTCCTGGCTACGGCGATCGCCGCAAAGCCATCTTGGGCGACATCGCTGCCCTGACCGGCGGCAAGGCGATCTTCAAGGACCTCGGCATCGACCTGGAAAGCGTCAAGGTTTCCGACCTCGGTCGTGCCAAACAAATTCGCATCACCAGCGAAGCGACCACCATCGTCGGCGGTGCTGGCAAGAAAGCTGACATCGAAGGCCGTGTCGCTCAAATCCGTCGCGAAATCGAAGCGACTGACAGCGATTACGATCGCGAAAAACTGCAAGAGCGTCTGGCGAAACTCGCCGGCGGTGTGGCTCAAATCAACGTTGGTGCCGCAACCGAAACCGAGATGAAGGAACGCAAAGCACTCATCGACGACGCTCGTGCCGCAACACAAGCTGCACTCGAAGAAGGCATCGTCCCCGGCGGCGGAACCGCACTGCTTCGATGCCGTGCTGCTGTTGAAAAACTGGAAAAAGCAACCGAAGGCGATCAAAAACTCGGCGTGCGAATCATCCGCAACGTGCTCGACCAGCCAATGCGTGCGATCGCCAACAACGCTGGCCTCGACGGAGCCGTCGTCGTCAACCGCGTGCTTCAAATGAAGGGCAAGACGGAAGGCTACGACGCCAACGCAGACAAGTACTGCGATCTCGTTGCTGCCGGCATCGTTGACCCCGCCAAAGTGGTTCGCACCTCGCTGACCAACGCAGCATCGGTTGCCGCTTTGTTGTTGACCACCGAATCTTTGGTCACCGAAATCCCCGTCGAAGAAGAACCAGCCGGTGGCGATCATCACGATCACGGCATGGGTGGCGGAATGCCAGACATGGGCGGCATGGGAATGGGTGGCATGGGAGGAATGGGAGGCATGGGTGGAATGGGCGGCATGATGTAA
- the groES gene encoding co-chaperone GroES — MATAKKINLRPLDDRVVVQPSEAEETTAGGIVLPDSAKEKPQRGTVVAVGPGKLLDSGNRGELSVSVGDVVIYGKYGGSEIEVDGHEMKILRESDILAKIG, encoded by the coding sequence ATGGCCACTGCCAAAAAAATCAACCTGCGTCCTCTCGATGATCGCGTTGTGGTTCAACCCAGCGAAGCCGAAGAAACCACCGCTGGCGGCATCGTGCTTCCCGACTCGGCAAAAGAAAAGCCACAACGCGGCACCGTCGTCGCTGTTGGACCTGGCAAATTGCTCGATAGCGGCAACCGCGGTGAACTGAGCGTTTCGGTCGGCGACGTCGTGATCTACGGCAAGTACGGCGGAAGCGAAATCGAAGTCGACGGACACGAAATGAAGATTCTTCGTGAAAGTGACATTTTGGCCAAGATCGGCTGA
- the groL gene encoding chaperonin GroEL (60 kDa chaperone family; promotes refolding of misfolded polypeptides especially under stressful conditions; forms two stacked rings of heptamers to form a barrel-shaped 14mer; ends can be capped by GroES; misfolded proteins enter the barrel where they are refolded when GroES binds) → MAKQLLFEDHARARMLAGVEKLAKAVATTMGPTGRNVIIDKSFGGPTVTKDGVTVAKEIELEDRFENMGAKLVIEVAQKTSDLAGDGTTTATVLARAIFKEGLRNIVAGSNPTAIRRGIEKAVEAACDQLVEMGRPVSGKQEVAHVGAISANNDNVIGELLADALERVGKDGVITVEEGKSRNTEVEYVDGMQFDKGYVSPYFITDSSTMEASLEDALVLLYEKKVSNIRDLVPLLEKTAQTGQPLLIIAEDVDAEALTLLVVNKLRGTLNVCAVKAPGFGDRRKAMLGDIATLTGGTLISEDLGMQLENVTLEHLGRAKKVTVDKSNTTIVEGAGKREDIDKRVAQIRAQIEQTDSDYDKEKFQERLAKLAGGVAVISVGAETEAEMKQTKARLEDALHATRAAVEEGILPGGGVALVHCREAVEAAKKKAKGDEKIGVDIVLGALDAPMRQIADNGGIDGSVVVDEVLQKNDPKIGFNAHTGEYTDMVKAGVIDPVKVVRTALTNAASIAGLLLTTEALVTNFEQEDKDKRPVEGMVS, encoded by the coding sequence GTGGCAAAACAATTGCTTTTTGAGGATCACGCTCGGGCCCGCATGTTGGCCGGCGTGGAAAAACTGGCCAAGGCCGTCGCAACGACGATGGGTCCTACCGGCCGGAATGTGATCATCGATAAATCCTTCGGCGGTCCAACCGTGACCAAAGACGGTGTGACCGTCGCCAAGGAAATCGAACTCGAAGACCGCTTCGAGAACATGGGTGCGAAACTCGTCATCGAAGTCGCTCAAAAGACCAGCGACTTGGCCGGCGACGGAACCACCACCGCAACCGTGCTTGCTCGTGCGATCTTCAAAGAAGGTCTGCGAAACATCGTTGCCGGTAGCAACCCAACCGCGATTCGTCGCGGGATCGAAAAGGCTGTCGAAGCCGCTTGCGATCAACTGGTTGAAATGGGACGCCCCGTCAGCGGCAAACAAGAAGTCGCTCATGTCGGTGCAATCTCGGCCAACAACGACAACGTGATCGGCGAATTGCTCGCTGACGCATTGGAACGAGTCGGCAAAGACGGCGTCATCACGGTCGAAGAAGGCAAGAGCCGCAACACCGAAGTCGAATACGTCGACGGGATGCAGTTCGACAAAGGCTACGTTTCGCCTTACTTCATCACCGATTCCAGCACGATGGAAGCGAGCCTCGAAGACGCACTCGTGTTGCTGTACGAAAAGAAGGTCAGCAACATTCGCGACCTCGTGCCGTTGCTCGAAAAGACCGCTCAAACCGGCCAGCCTTTGCTGATCATCGCTGAAGACGTCGACGCGGAAGCATTGACGTTGCTGGTGGTCAACAAACTGCGTGGCACGCTGAACGTGTGTGCGGTCAAGGCTCCTGGTTTCGGCGATCGCCGCAAAGCCATGTTGGGCGACATCGCAACTCTGACCGGCGGAACGCTGATCAGCGAAGACCTCGGCATGCAGCTCGAGAACGTCACCTTGGAACACCTCGGTCGCGCGAAGAAAGTCACCGTCGACAAGTCGAACACGACCATCGTCGAAGGTGCTGGCAAACGCGAAGACATCGACAAACGTGTCGCTCAAATCCGCGCTCAAATCGAGCAAACGGACAGCGACTACGATAAGGAAAAGTTCCAAGAGCGTTTGGCCAAGTTGGCCGGCGGTGTGGCTGTCATCAGCGTCGGTGCCGAAACCGAAGCTGAAATGAAGCAAACCAAGGCTCGCTTGGAAGACGCTTTGCACGCAACCCGTGCTGCAGTCGAAGAAGGCATTCTGCCCGGTGGTGGTGTGGCTTTGGTTCACTGCCGCGAAGCGGTGGAAGCTGCCAAGAAGAAAGCCAAGGGCGACGAAAAGATCGGCGTCGACATTGTCTTGGGTGCCTTGGACGCTCCCATGCGTCAAATCGCCGACAACGGCGGCATCGACGGCAGCGTTGTGGTCGACGAAGTCCTGCAAAAGAATGACCCCAAAATCGGTTTCAACGCTCACACGGGCGAATACACCGACATGGTCAAAGCTGGCGTCATCGATCCCGTCAAAGTGGTTCGCACCGCATTGACCAACGCTGCCAGCATCGCAGGCTTGTTGCTCACGACCGAAGCCTTGGTCACCAACTTCGAGCAAGAAGACAAAGACAAGCGTCCTGTCGAAGGCATGGTCAGCTAA
- the dnaJ gene encoding molecular chaperone DnaJ yields MATKTCYYEVLKVERTATKQQVDRAYRKLAIKYHPDSNRDDGSATAKFKEATEAYEVLSDANKRARYDQYGHAGVEGATQQYGDVEDIFEAFGDLFGGGFGDFFGGGSRRGGGRRRVRRGADVRCDVTLTLEEAARGCHKDIVFRRRVSCDTCDGSGAAAGSEPVTCTMCGGQGQVIQSAGILRVQTTCPTCKGAGKQIGEPCGKCRGTGTQNEKAEMNVEIPAGVDDGMRVRLQGEGEPSPDGGPNGDCYCFISVKEHNLFKREGQHLILQMPISYAQAALGATINVPTLDGPHELTVPAGTQTGHVFTVRGQGIVDPRSGRTGDLLVQIFIEVPKKLSDKQQKLLRELAELDHDSVLPERTSFLDKLRHFFDPEPEEAGTGSTDTEKDS; encoded by the coding sequence ATGGCCACCAAAACCTGCTACTACGAAGTGCTGAAGGTCGAACGAACGGCCACGAAGCAGCAGGTCGATCGCGCGTATCGCAAACTTGCTATCAAGTATCACCCCGATAGCAATCGAGACGACGGATCCGCGACGGCGAAATTCAAAGAAGCAACCGAAGCCTACGAAGTCCTCAGCGATGCGAACAAACGAGCTCGCTATGACCAATACGGTCATGCCGGGGTCGAAGGCGCCACACAACAATACGGCGACGTCGAAGACATCTTCGAAGCTTTCGGCGATCTGTTCGGCGGCGGCTTTGGTGACTTCTTTGGCGGAGGCTCCCGTCGTGGCGGCGGACGACGTCGCGTTCGACGCGGTGCCGATGTTCGATGCGACGTCACACTGACGCTGGAAGAAGCCGCCCGCGGATGCCACAAAGACATCGTGTTCCGTCGCCGCGTTTCGTGCGATACCTGTGACGGCAGCGGTGCCGCCGCGGGCAGCGAACCGGTCACCTGCACCATGTGCGGCGGACAAGGACAAGTCATCCAGTCAGCGGGCATCTTGCGTGTCCAAACGACTTGCCCAACCTGCAAAGGTGCCGGCAAACAAATCGGCGAACCGTGTGGTAAATGCCGCGGCACTGGAACGCAAAACGAAAAAGCCGAGATGAACGTCGAGATCCCTGCCGGGGTCGACGACGGCATGCGAGTCCGCTTGCAGGGCGAAGGCGAACCCAGCCCCGATGGCGGCCCCAATGGCGACTGCTACTGCTTCATCTCCGTCAAAGAACACAACCTGTTCAAACGCGAAGGCCAGCATCTGATTTTGCAGATGCCCATTTCGTACGCCCAAGCCGCGCTCGGGGCAACAATCAACGTGCCGACTCTTGATGGGCCGCACGAATTAACCGTTCCCGCCGGCACACAAACCGGTCACGTCTTCACCGTTCGCGGGCAAGGCATCGTTGATCCTCGCAGTGGACGCACCGGCGACTTGCTGGTTCAGATTTTCATCGAAGTCCCCAAAAAGCTCAGCGACAAACAACAAAAACTGCTTCGCGAACTGGCCGAACTCGATCACGATTCGGTGCTTCCCGAACGCACCTCGTTTCTCGACAAACTTCGTCACTTTTTTGACCCCGAACCGGAAGAAGCCGGCACCGGCTCGACCGACACGGAGAAAGACTCATGA
- a CDS encoding nucleotide exchange factor GrpE, protein MNEQPNEELQSEDEQFDPQETVSFEGETAANDEAFAEAGEETRDEEMTRLRGEVEEASKRVLQAQAEAENFRKRLRRDTEAQLKFAGMPLVTDILQVRDNLLRAIEAATTAGDGESAAGLVEGVSMVRKQLDDVLAKHAIKEIPAEGELFDPNFHEAISQMPHPEIASGMVAHVATPGFQMHDRVVRPAQVVVSTGDGSA, encoded by the coding sequence ATGAACGAACAACCCAACGAAGAACTTCAATCCGAAGACGAACAATTCGACCCGCAGGAAACCGTTTCCTTTGAAGGCGAAACGGCGGCTAACGACGAAGCGTTCGCGGAAGCCGGCGAAGAAACTCGCGACGAAGAAATGACGCGTCTGCGTGGTGAAGTCGAAGAAGCCAGCAAACGCGTTTTGCAAGCGCAAGCCGAAGCGGAGAACTTTCGCAAACGCCTGCGCCGCGACACCGAAGCACAATTGAAGTTCGCTGGAATGCCACTGGTTACCGATATCCTGCAAGTCCGCGACAACTTGCTGCGGGCGATCGAGGCGGCAACCACCGCCGGTGACGGCGAATCGGCGGCCGGATTGGTCGAAGGCGTTTCGATGGTTCGCAAACAGCTCGATGACGTGTTGGCCAAACACGCGATCAAAGAGATCCCCGCCGAAGGCGAACTGTTCGACCCGAACTTCCACGAAGCCATTTCGCAGATGCCTCACCCCGAGATTGCATCGGGCATGGTCGCTCACGTGGCGACGCCTGGATTCCAAATGCACGACCGCGTTGTGCGTCCGGCTCAAGTCGTCGTCAGCACCGGCGATGGCTCGGCGTAA
- a CDS encoding FmdB family zinc ribbon protein: MPTYDYLCEACGHELEVFQGINDEVLKKCPECKKNKLQRQFGTGAAIVFKGSGFYQTDYRSESYKKGQSADKPKSEPKSDSKAKKSKPKSKD, encoded by the coding sequence ATGCCGACTTACGATTATTTGTGTGAAGCTTGTGGTCACGAGTTGGAAGTGTTCCAAGGCATCAACGACGAAGTGCTGAAGAAGTGCCCGGAATGCAAAAAGAACAAACTGCAACGTCAGTTTGGAACCGGGGCTGCGATCGTCTTCAAAGGCAGCGGCTTCTACCAAACCGACTATCGCAGCGAGAGCTACAAAAAGGGACAGAGCGCCGACAAACCCAAGTCGGAACCCAAGAGCGATAGCAAAGCGAAAAAGTCGAAGCCAAAGTCCAAGGACTGA
- a CDS encoding MBL fold metallo-hydrolase: MDVLCLQSGSSGNCVFVDTGSECVLFDAGISFRKVQTRLNEAGRDASEIDAIVISHDHRDHIGCLGVLNRKLNVPIHISRRTLRSTERRVPLGPVHDIQHFVPGETFTIGETAIETMPTPHDGVDGAAFTLDNGCSRFGLWTDLGCVFDDMLASVNTLDALFIESNYDENMLATSGYPEFLRDRISGSGGHISNREAAEVISHASDHLQWACLAHLSDENNDPDVALRTHRQCLGDRLHLICADRHLATQPLRVSPSKNQKLTQQMFF; this comes from the coding sequence ATGGATGTTCTGTGTTTGCAATCAGGAAGCAGCGGCAACTGTGTCTTCGTCGACACGGGCTCGGAGTGCGTGCTCTTTGACGCGGGAATCAGTTTCCGAAAAGTGCAAACTCGGCTGAACGAAGCCGGACGCGACGCATCAGAAATTGACGCCATCGTGATCTCCCACGATCACCGCGACCACATCGGCTGTTTAGGCGTCCTGAATCGCAAGCTCAACGTGCCGATTCACATCAGCCGCCGAACCTTGCGATCAACTGAGCGTCGCGTTCCACTCGGCCCCGTTCACGACATCCAACATTTCGTTCCTGGCGAAACGTTCACGATCGGTGAGACCGCGATCGAGACGATGCCGACGCCACACGATGGTGTCGACGGGGCCGCCTTCACGCTCGACAACGGGTGCTCTCGGTTTGGATTGTGGACGGACTTGGGATGCGTCTTTGATGACATGCTCGCCAGCGTCAACACGCTCGATGCCTTGTTCATTGAAAGCAACTACGACGAAAACATGTTGGCCACTTCGGGCTACCCTGAATTTCTTCGCGACCGCATCTCGGGATCCGGCGGGCACATCTCCAACCGCGAAGCCGCCGAAGTGATCTCGCACGCGAGCGACCATCTGCAGTGGGCCTGTTTGGCTCACCTGTCTGATGAAAACAATGATCCGGACGTCGCCCTGCGAACCCACCGCCAGTGTCTGGGCGATCGACTGCACCTGATCTGTGCCGACCGCCATCTAGCGACGCAACCACTTCGGGTCTCCCCTTCGAAGAACCAGAAACTCACCCAGCAGATGTTCTTCTAG
- a CDS encoding L-serine ammonia-lyase, iron-sulfur-dependent, subunit alpha: MTVSIFNDVIGPVMRGPSSSHCAAALRIGRLARDLVGGDLQHVLIQFDESGSLPATHTSQGSDMGLFGGLLGWEAHDERLPNSRQHLIDNGIAFEFEYGDYGDAHPNTYRLTVCGEQESHTLIAISTGGGMIEVTSIDDFDVSMDGGFDETLVRLNEPASDDTIQTLDCESLAKELLADHVHVRTSDQNVMLQIQSSQRLEPSTLQRALPWDSPEPIVRLAPVLPIRSRPNADIPFQDCNTLTSQADVDSKPLWKWAVEYEMQRGGLTEREVLDRMIEIVQIARTSIESGLNGTEYADRVLGYQSGGFRDKLQSGQLLDAGALNQIVLYTTAMMEVKSSMGVIIAAPTAGACAALPATCLAMGETLSLSDEEIAKAFLAAGLIGVFIATAWSFAAEVGGCQAEGGSAAAMSAAALVTMAGGTTTQATGAASMALQNMLGLICDPVANRVEVPCLGKNVIAASNAISCANMCLAGFDPVIPLDETIDAARRVSERMPREHRCTALGGLATTPTSLQIEKRLQQCGSGCGCSAAQPVALNAKATVST; the protein is encoded by the coding sequence ATGACCGTCAGCATCTTCAATGACGTCATCGGCCCAGTGATGCGTGGTCCCAGCAGTTCGCACTGCGCAGCGGCTCTGCGAATCGGACGTCTGGCCCGCGACTTGGTGGGTGGCGACCTGCAACATGTGCTGATTCAGTTCGATGAATCGGGATCGCTTCCCGCGACCCACACTAGCCAAGGGTCCGACATGGGATTGTTCGGCGGGCTGCTCGGATGGGAAGCCCACGACGAACGCTTACCAAATTCGCGACAGCATCTGATCGACAATGGGATCGCGTTTGAATTCGAATACGGCGACTACGGTGACGCTCACCCGAATACGTATCGCCTGACCGTTTGCGGCGAACAAGAATCACACACGCTGATTGCGATCTCCACCGGCGGCGGCATGATCGAAGTCACCTCGATCGACGACTTTGATGTCTCCATGGACGGTGGCTTCGACGAGACCCTGGTTCGTCTCAATGAACCCGCCTCGGACGATACGATCCAAACCCTGGATTGCGAATCGCTCGCGAAAGAACTGCTGGCAGATCATGTCCATGTCCGGACATCCGATCAAAACGTGATGCTGCAGATTCAATCCAGTCAACGACTGGAACCCTCGACGCTACAAAGAGCACTTCCATGGGACAGCCCTGAGCCAATTGTTCGTCTGGCACCAGTTCTGCCCATCCGCTCGCGTCCCAACGCAGACATTCCATTCCAAGATTGCAACACACTGACATCGCAAGCGGACGTCGATTCCAAGCCACTCTGGAAGTGGGCGGTTGAATACGAAATGCAGAGAGGCGGACTGACCGAGCGAGAAGTTTTGGACCGCATGATCGAGATCGTCCAAATCGCTCGCACCAGCATTGAGTCTGGTTTGAACGGAACCGAGTATGCCGACCGAGTGCTCGGATACCAGTCCGGCGGCTTCCGAGACAAGCTGCAATCGGGACAATTGCTTGATGCGGGTGCACTCAATCAAATCGTGCTTTACACGACCGCGATGATGGAAGTGAAAAGTTCGATGGGCGTGATCATCGCCGCACCCACTGCGGGAGCCTGCGCCGCGTTGCCAGCAACTTGCTTGGCGATGGGCGAAACGCTGTCACTCTCCGATGAAGAGATCGCCAAAGCGTTTCTCGCAGCTGGATTGATCGGCGTGTTCATCGCGACCGCCTGGAGCTTTGCTGCCGAAGTCGGTGGATGCCAAGCCGAAGGTGGTTCAGCCGCGGCGATGTCCGCAGCCGCCTTGGTCACGATGGCAGGAGGGACGACCACGCAAGCCACCGGCGCCGCATCGATGGCACTGCAAAACATGCTGGGTCTGATTTGCGACCCGGTTGCCAATCGTGTGGAAGTCCCATGCTTGGGCAAGAACGTGATCGCCGCCAGCAACGCGATTTCATGTGCCAACATGTGTTTGGCAGGATTTGATCCCGTCATTCCACTGGACGAAACCATCGACGCGGCACGCCGAGTCTCCGAGCGAATGCCGCGAGAACATCGCTGCACGGCATTGGGCGGTTTGGCCACCACGCCGACATCGCTGCAAATCGAAAAACGACTGCAACAATGCGGCAGTGGATGCGGATGCAGTGCGGCACAGCCGGTGGCGCTAAATGCCAAGGCGACTGTGTCGACCTAG